Within the Anaerolineae bacterium genome, the region CTGGAAAAGCTGGACCTGTGGCCGGATGTGTTTATTTTCGACGCGCAGGGCATCGCCCATCCGCGCCGGCTGGGATTGGCCTCGCATATGGGGGTGGTGCTGGATTGGCCCAGCATCGGGTGCGCCAAGTCGCGCCTGGTGGGGCGGTTCACCGCGCCGCCGGCGGAACGCGGGGCCTGGACGCCGCTGACCGACGGCCAGGAGTGCATTGGGGCAGTGGTGAGGACGCGCGCCGGCGCCGCACCGCTCTTCGTCTCCATCGGGCATCGGGTGGACCTGGAGACAGCCGTGGAGCTGGTACTGCGCTGTACCCGACAGCACCGCCTGCCGGAGACCAGCCGGCTGGCGCATATGCTCGCCAGCCGCGGCACACTGCCCAGCGATGCACTGCAGGAGCGGCTGTTCTAGCAGGTGGGAGGGGTTACGGCGTCCCCGGCCCCCAGTGGACCATCCGTTCGCGGGCGTTCTGGTAGGTGAAGGTCAGGCCGGCCAGCGCTTCCTCCAGGAACGGCCGCTGGTCGGAACCATCGGCCGCCATAATGTACATCCGCCATGT harbors:
- the nfi gene encoding deoxyribonuclease V, whose protein sequence is MRLVFPHPWNVSPEEAATIQQELAQQVVRENAVAIEAVRYVAGVDVGFVGDMARAAVVVCEFPSLRLAAQSLAQVPVSFPYIPGLLAFREGPAVLAALEKLDLWPDVFIFDAQGIAHPRRLGLASHMGVVLDWPSIGCAKSRLVGRFTAPPAERGAWTPLTDGQECIGAVVRTRAGAAPLFVSIGHRVDLETAVELVLRCTRQHRLPETSRLAHMLASRGTLPSDALQERLF